The genomic interval CTGATCGGCGTGCTGTTCAAGGTCGAACCCTGGATCGTCGGATCGACGTCGATCATTTTCATGCTCGGCAATTATTTCGCGCATCTGAACCTGCGCGTGGACCTTGGCCGCTATATCACGTGGGTCAACAATCCGCAGTATCACCGGCTGCATCATTCGAACCGCACCGAGCATTTCAACCATAACTTCACGCAACTGCTGCCGCTATGGGATCACCTGTTCGATACGCAGTGGGTGCCCGCCAAAGAAGAGTGGCCGGCCACCGGTCTCGACGACGGTGCGCAGCCGCGCTCGTTGCTGGAAGCATTGTGCTGGCCGCTGCGTCTGCACGCCGGACGCGGCGCGGGGCTCGCCCGCAAGCCGGTGCCGGTGCTGGACAAGGAGACGAAATGAAATCCGCTCGCCACACGTCGATCTTTAGCGGGGAGGTGCGCGCAGGCAGGCGCGGGCTCACGCGCAAGCAACGCGGCGTGGCCACGATCGAGTTTGCATTGATCGCGCCGCTGCTGCTTCTGTTGGTGTGCTTTGCGATGGATCTCGGCATTGCGCTGTGGGTCAATCTGACCATGCAATACGCGGTGCGGGAAGGCGCGCGCTATTCGGTAACGGGGCAGACCAACCTCGATCCGAACGCGACCAATCAGCAGCGCTATCTGGCTGTCGTGCAGGAGATCAAAAACAGCTCGATGGGTCTCTATTCGCTCGTCTCCCCGAGTTACGTGATCACCATCAACGGGGCGACTCAAAGCTACAACACGCAAACAAGTTACAGCACCGGCATGTTCGGCAATCCGGGCGACATCGTGGTGCTGCAGATCAACTGCATCTGGCCGCTTCTGACGCCGCTGGTCAAGCCGTTCTTCGCCAATGGCAAGTTCAGCTTCAGTGTCGCGGCGACGATGCGCAACGAGGGCTTCTGACATGCGCACACGTTCCTCGTCAAGCCGCCGCGCGTCCAAAGGCATCGTCACGGTGGAGATGGCGCTGTTGCTGCCAATCATGGTGGCGCTCGCGCTGCCGGTGTACGACATTGCGCGCAACATCCAGGCGCAGATGATTCTGATCAACGTGAGCCGCGAAGGCGCGAACCTGTCCTCGCGCGCATCGCTTACGTTTCCGATGCAGACCATCATGTCCTCGCTCAGCGCAACCACGCCGCCGCTCAACATGAGCGCACACGGCATGATCTACATCACCGAGATCATGGGCAACAACAACTGCGACAGCAACGGTAACAATTGCACGGGCGTGGTGGTCGCGCAATATCGCTGGAACGGCGGCAACTACGCTCCGGCGAGCAAGCTGTGGAGCTGCGGCAGCAGCGGCACGAACTGGGCGACGGACGGCAGCGGCAGTTGCAGCGGCATTCCCGCGGCCGGGACGGCGTCGCCGGTGGTCAATCTGCTGCAAGGCAAGCTTTCGGACGGCCAGATCGCGTACGCGGTAGAGGCGTTCTATTTACAGACGCCGCTAATCGGCTCGCTGAATCTGGGCCGCGGCTTCACGACGCCCGCTCTTTCGCCGAATCTCTATGCAATGACGGTGTTCTGACGCGGCGAAGAAATGCCTGATTAGATAAGAAAAACGCAGGACCGGGGGTAGCAATGAAAACAAAAGCGAAAACAAAAGCGGCATTCAGAAGGCGGCAGAGAGGATCGGTCAGCATTTTCGTGGCGGTGTCGCTGATCGCCTTGTTGGGCATCCTCGGCCTCGCGGTGGATTCCGGTTTCGGCTATATGATCAAGGCGCGTCTGGACGCCGCCACCGATGGCGCAGTGATCGCGGCCGGCGAAGCAGTCACGCGCGGTAACAACCAGACGGAGCAGACCAATAACGCACAGCAGGCCGCAACGGCGTTTTTCGCGGCGAACTATCCGGCGGGTTTTCTCGGCTCGAGCGTGAGCGCGGGTACGCCGTCGATCGTGTTCAACGCCGGCACGGTGACGATCGGCATGACCGCGCAGGCGAGCGTGCCGGTTACGTTCTCGAAAGTACTTGGATTCAATGTGCTGAACGTGAGTTCGTCTTCGCAGGCGATTCGCAAGACGCTGGATATGGTGTTTGTGATCGATAACACCAAGTCGCTTAACACGTCTGGCGTGCCGGCTGCGGTGCGCTCGAATGCGGTGGCGTTTCTCAATAATTTCGACGTGACGAATGACCGCGTCGCGCTGATGCACTTCGCGTACGGCACGGTGGTGGATGTACCGTTCAAGGGCAACACGCGTGGTTTCGATCGCGCAACGATGACCACGGATATCAACAAGTACACGTTCGACGGCAGCACCAACTCCCCGGAGGCACTGTGGAACGCGCGCAACCAGTTGAACACGGTAATTACACAACCTTCGAGCCTGCGCGTCATCGTGTTCTTCTCGGATGGCGCACCGAATAGCTTCTCGTCGTTTTTTACGACCAACCAGAGCAAGTGCAACAACATCTCCACCACGCTCGCGAGCGGCGATGGTCCAAGCGGTTCCGCCTCCGGACTATTCAGCATCAATGCCCTGAGTCAGAAGCTGGCGTCGCCGTGTTATCAGAACGATACGTCGGGCTTCGTGACCGCCATGCCGAAGTGGTACAACGCTCACAACGTCAACGAGCAGACCTTCCCGATCTGGCCCGTGACCTCGCCGCGCGTGGTGTCGAACGGCAATGCGACGTATGTGAACGTCAACCGCGTATCGCGCAATCTGCTCGAAGCGATGGCCGCAGCGGCGCGTGCCGAAGGCACCTACGTGTTCACACTCGGCTACGGCAATGAGCTGACCAAGCCCGCCGGTCCGGACAACGAGCTCGGCCAGGACGTGCTCAAGTGCATGGCCAACACGGCGGATTCGCTATCGCGATGCTACAACCCAAAACAGCCGGTCGGCGTGTATTGCTACGCCGCGACACCAGCCGATCTGAAGCCGTGCTTTTCGCAGCTGGCTTCGCAAATCCTGCGTATTTCCAAGTGAGCGCGCCATGACCCCGACGACACCTTTGCAAAACCAGCCACTCGCCGTCACTACCGAAGGCGCCACCCTGACCGGTGCCATGCCGGCGGAAACGGGCAATGCCGGCGGCTGGCGCGAGGCGGTGGTGGAAGTAGCCGCGCGCGCGGGCGCGGCGACCATGCTGAGTCTGTTCGCCTATGCCGCGATCACGCAATGGCGCGCGGCGCCCTCGCGAATCACGCTGTTATTTCTGGTGGTTTCCGCATGTTTCACGGTCGGACTGTCGCTCGTATCGCGGGTGCCCATGAGACGCGATTGGCGGCCGTTCGCTTTCTTGTGTGCAATGGGCGGCACGTACTATTTCCTCGCCGTGCGTCTCGCGCCCGGCGTGCAGCTCGTGCCGGAGGCTGTGGGCGCCGCGCTGCAACTGCTGGGGATAGGCTGGCAACTGTTCGCCAAGGCGTCGCTGCGCCGCTCGTTCGGCATCTTGCCCGCCAATCGCGGCGTCGTATCGCGCGGTGCCTATCGTTTCATTCGGCATCCGATGTACCTTGGTTACTTCATCACCGACATCGGCTTCCTGCTGGTGAACTTCGGCCTGCAAAACCTGCTGGTGTACGGGTGCCAGTTCGCGTTGCAGGTGGGGCGCATCGTGCGCGAAGAGCGGCTTCTCTCCGCGGATGAAGGCTATCGGACCTACAAGCGCCGCGTGCGTTATCGCGTCATTCCGGGCCTGTTTTAGGCGTATTCCAGGCAAGCCGCGTCCCGCCTTCCCCCAACCACACAAACGGCTAGGCAGCCGCCGTCACGGCGTCGCCGCCCGCCGCGCGGCACGGCCGAAGATCGCCCGGTCCACAAGCCACACCGCAAGCAGCGTGGCGCCCATCAATGGGAACACGATGCCGAGCAGGACGAGGCCGATTTTCCAGCCGCGCATCGGCGGCGCGGCGCGTTCGCGCGACGGTGCCCCGAGCGAGCGTTGCGGCCGCCGCTTCCACCACATCACGCAGCCGGTGATGGCCATCGCCGCCAGTCCCATAGAAATCACGGCGCAGAGAATCTGATTGGCGACGCCGAAATAACGGCCCATATGCAGCGACGTGCCGTACGACACGGCCTTCGACACCGCACCGTAATCTGCATAGCGGATGTCCTTCAGAACTGCGCCGCTGTATTGGTCGATGTACAGCGTGCGCTGGTCTTTCGGATCGTCCGGAAAGTACGAGACGGTGTAGACGCCAGTCGCGGAAGCAGGCAGCACGATGTTGTAGCCCTCCGTCACGCCGAGCGAGGCAACCAGCGCGACGACGCGTCCGAGCGGCAGCGGATGCGCGGCGCCCGCCTCGTCGGCGGCGGTGGGTGGGCGGGAGTCGGGCACGCGTGTGTTGCCGACGGCCCAAGGCGTGAGCGGCAGCGGCAGGTCGTCCATCACCATGCCGGGCATCGAGTTCATACTGGCGTCATGGACGCCGTGGCCGTTGTGTTCGGCGTGCTCATTGTGCGCCGTGTTGTCCGCGTGCGTGTCCGGTGCGGAGTGCTGCGCGCCGTTCTTTGCTGGCATGACGGAACGCATTGGCAAAGCGCCCCGCGAACCCGGTGGCGCACCGAGATTCGCGGCGGTCGCGAGCGCCTTGAATTGCTTGCCCCACGAACCCGTCCACGGCAGTCCCGTCAACACGAACGCGAGCGCGCCGAGCGCGAGCCAGACGCCCATCACGGCATGGAGGTTCTTCCACAGCGCGCGTCCCTTCAGCGCAAAGCGCGGCAACAGCGCCGCACGTGCAGTGGTTTTCTCGCGCGGCCACCACAACGCGACGCCTGTGCCGATCATCACGAGCGTCCAGCATGCGGCCAGCTCCATCAGCAGCTCGCCGGGTTTGCCGAGCAGCAGCTTGCGATGAAGCATCCGGTCCACTTGCATGAAGCGGCGCTCAACGCTTAGCGTGCCCAGCACCGCGCCCGTATAGGGGTTCACATAGACGCTCTGCTTATCGCCGTCCGCGAGACGGAAGACGAATTCGGCGCTGTGCTCCGGTGCGTTCGCGACAACCGCGGTCAGCGCGAGCGCGGTCGGTGGCATGGCCGCGCGCGCTCTCGCCAGCAGCGCTTCTTCGGGCAGCTTCGGCGCGGCTTGCGGCGCGACGATCAGGCGCCCCGGATAGAGCAGCGGCTCGATTTGCGGCTGGAAGCAATACAGCGTGCCGGTGATCGCCAGCACGACCAGAAACGGCATCACGAAGAGACCCGCGTAGAAATGCCAGCGCCAGAGCGTGCGATAGCCTGGATGGACAGCGGTGGTCGCCGGCGTGACGCGCCGGACGTCGGCGCCAGTGGTGGTGGACATGAAATCCTCCTGAAGCAAAGAT from Paraburkholderia phytofirmans PsJN carries:
- a CDS encoding TadE/TadG family type IV pilus assembly protein, whose protein sequence is MKSARHTSIFSGEVRAGRRGLTRKQRGVATIEFALIAPLLLLLVCFAMDLGIALWVNLTMQYAVREGARYSVTGQTNLDPNATNQQRYLAVVQEIKNSSMGLYSLVSPSYVITINGATQSYNTQTSYSTGMFGNPGDIVVLQINCIWPLLTPLVKPFFANGKFSFSVAATMRNEGF
- a CDS encoding TadE/TadG family type IV pilus assembly protein; amino-acid sequence: MRTRSSSSRRASKGIVTVEMALLLPIMVALALPVYDIARNIQAQMILINVSREGANLSSRASLTFPMQTIMSSLSATTPPLNMSAHGMIYITEIMGNNNCDSNGNNCTGVVVAQYRWNGGNYAPASKLWSCGSSGTNWATDGSGSCSGIPAAGTASPVVNLLQGKLSDGQIAYAVEAFYLQTPLIGSLNLGRGFTTPALSPNLYAMTVF
- a CDS encoding vWA domain-containing protein, encoding MKTKAKTKAAFRRRQRGSVSIFVAVSLIALLGILGLAVDSGFGYMIKARLDAATDGAVIAAGEAVTRGNNQTEQTNNAQQAATAFFAANYPAGFLGSSVSAGTPSIVFNAGTVTIGMTAQASVPVTFSKVLGFNVLNVSSSSQAIRKTLDMVFVIDNTKSLNTSGVPAAVRSNAVAFLNNFDVTNDRVALMHFAYGTVVDVPFKGNTRGFDRATMTTDINKYTFDGSTNSPEALWNARNQLNTVITQPSSLRVIVFFSDGAPNSFSSFFTTNQSKCNNISTTLASGDGPSGSASGLFSINALSQKLASPCYQNDTSGFVTAMPKWYNAHNVNEQTFPIWPVTSPRVVSNGNATYVNVNRVSRNLLEAMAAAARAEGTYVFTLGYGNELTKPAGPDNELGQDVLKCMANTADSLSRCYNPKQPVGVYCYAATPADLKPCFSQLASQILRISK
- a CDS encoding methyltransferase family protein gives rise to the protein MTPTTPLQNQPLAVTTEGATLTGAMPAETGNAGGWREAVVEVAARAGAATMLSLFAYAAITQWRAAPSRITLLFLVVSACFTVGLSLVSRVPMRRDWRPFAFLCAMGGTYYFLAVRLAPGVQLVPEAVGAALQLLGIGWQLFAKASLRRSFGILPANRGVVSRGAYRFIRHPMYLGYFITDIGFLLVNFGLQNLLVYGCQFALQVGRIVREERLLSADEGYRTYKRRVRYRVIPGLF
- a CDS encoding PepSY-associated TM helix domain-containing protein — encoded protein: MSTTTGADVRRVTPATTAVHPGYRTLWRWHFYAGLFVMPFLVVLAITGTLYCFQPQIEPLLYPGRLIVAPQAAPKLPEEALLARARAAMPPTALALTAVVANAPEHSAEFVFRLADGDKQSVYVNPYTGAVLGTLSVERRFMQVDRMLHRKLLLGKPGELLMELAACWTLVMIGTGVALWWPREKTTARAALLPRFALKGRALWKNLHAVMGVWLALGALAFVLTGLPWTGSWGKQFKALATAANLGAPPGSRGALPMRSVMPAKNGAQHSAPDTHADNTAHNEHAEHNGHGVHDASMNSMPGMVMDDLPLPLTPWAVGNTRVPDSRPPTAADEAGAAHPLPLGRVVALVASLGVTEGYNIVLPASATGVYTVSYFPDDPKDQRTLYIDQYSGAVLKDIRYADYGAVSKAVSYGTSLHMGRYFGVANQILCAVISMGLAAMAITGCVMWWKRRPQRSLGAPSRERAAPPMRGWKIGLVLLGIVFPLMGATLLAVWLVDRAIFGRAARRAATP